In a single window of the Prochlorococcus marinus str. AS9601 genome:
- a CDS encoding ClC family H(+)/Cl(-) exchange transporter — MPNFIKDNIQKTSNNSSRSIKKLLKQRSLVVAFSLLLTGLGASITSISFKTGIYFINNWRLALLDQFPSIAVLPIFGALGGAIAGYLIKNIAPAAKGSGVSQIMGFLRHKKVPMNLKVGLVKLISGIIAIGSGFPLGPEGPSVQMGGSVAWQMAKWLKAPTAFRRVIVAAGGGAGIAAVFSAPLGGFVYAIEELLNSARPVILLLVVITTFIADSSADIIQALGLDPKAGGFDFNLGFLIQKEYDPSVFFLPVDFLYLVLLGIIIGIFAELYSRYVLLMQNLGKKWYKNKFVLKMSICGLILGSMYSCLPSTFHNLDELQKIIAEQNTSNGIALLAVLVLFITTGLAAASGAPGGLFYPMLTLGGAIGLIMGSWVEIATGHAPSTYIFAGMGAFVAGCSRTPITAMFLAFALTKNLLIMKPVLISCIASFLIARAFNEESIYERQIQIELED; from the coding sequence ATGCCAAACTTTATAAAAGATAATATTCAAAAAACAAGTAATAATTCTTCTCGTAGCATCAAAAAATTATTAAAACAAAGATCTCTGGTTGTTGCATTTTCGCTCTTATTAACAGGTTTAGGAGCCTCAATTACAAGCATATCTTTTAAAACTGGAATCTATTTTATTAATAATTGGAGATTAGCATTATTAGACCAATTCCCATCTATTGCGGTCTTACCTATTTTTGGAGCTCTAGGAGGAGCTATTGCAGGATATTTGATCAAAAATATAGCACCTGCTGCAAAAGGCTCAGGAGTGAGTCAAATCATGGGTTTTTTAAGACATAAAAAAGTTCCAATGAATTTAAAAGTAGGATTAGTAAAGCTAATATCAGGAATTATTGCTATTGGTAGTGGATTCCCTTTGGGTCCAGAAGGTCCATCCGTTCAAATGGGAGGATCAGTAGCTTGGCAAATGGCCAAGTGGCTCAAAGCTCCTACAGCTTTTAGAAGAGTAATAGTAGCAGCAGGGGGTGGTGCTGGAATAGCTGCAGTATTTAGCGCTCCATTAGGAGGGTTTGTCTATGCAATAGAAGAATTATTAAACTCTGCAAGACCAGTAATTTTGCTATTGGTAGTAATCACAACTTTCATTGCAGATTCATCTGCTGATATTATTCAAGCCTTAGGTTTAGATCCTAAAGCAGGAGGGTTTGATTTTAACCTCGGATTTTTGATTCAAAAAGAATATGACCCATCAGTTTTTTTCTTACCTGTAGATTTTCTTTACTTAGTTTTACTAGGAATAATTATTGGAATATTTGCAGAATTGTACAGCAGATATGTTTTGTTGATGCAAAATCTTGGGAAAAAGTGGTATAAAAATAAATTTGTTTTAAAAATGAGTATTTGTGGGCTTATTTTAGGAAGCATGTACTCTTGTTTGCCCAGTACATTTCATAATTTAGATGAATTACAGAAAATAATAGCTGAACAAAATACAAGTAATGGAATTGCTTTATTAGCAGTTTTAGTATTATTTATCACGACAGGTTTAGCTGCAGCATCTGGAGCTCCTGGAGGATTGTTCTATCCAATGCTTACTTTAGGTGGGGCAATCGGACTAATAATGGGGAGCTGGGTGGAAATTGCGACAGGACATGCACCAAGTACATACATTTTTGCTGGAATGGGAGCTTTCGTAGCAGGATGTTCGCGAACACCAATTACCGCAATGTTTTTAGCTTTCGCTTTAACAAAAAATTTATTAATAATGAAACCTGTGTTAATCAGCTGCATTGCCAGTTTCTTGATAGCAAGAGCTTTTAATGAAGAATCAATTTATGAAAGACAAATACAAATAGAGTTAGAAGATTAA
- the purU gene encoding formyltetrahydrofolate deformylase, with amino-acid sequence MEHPSIIFKIVCPDRPGLVSLLTSWISNYGGNIKHSDHHTDQDAGLFLSRIEWNSKNAFLNRDEIYKEFEKIADEVNGKFNVNYSDEIPNVAIFVSKQNHCLIDLLWRVRNGELKMQVPVIISNHSDLENIANDFNAKFVYVDTFNIDKSVVEDQFLNLLKEYEIDLVVLAKYMQILSDSFLKKFSSIINIHHSFLPAFKGGQPYHRAWKRGVKLIGATAHYVTEDLDEGPIIEQCTVNVSHRDEVDDLIRKGRDIERIALARAVRLHLNHQVIVYNSKTAVFD; translated from the coding sequence TTGGAACATCCTTCAATTATATTCAAAATTGTTTGTCCTGATCGTCCTGGCCTTGTGAGTTTACTTACAAGTTGGATTTCAAACTACGGTGGCAACATAAAACATTCTGATCATCATACAGATCAAGATGCGGGTTTGTTCCTTAGTCGAATTGAATGGAATAGTAAAAATGCATTTTTGAATAGAGATGAAATTTATAAAGAATTTGAAAAAATTGCAGATGAAGTAAATGGAAAATTTAATGTAAATTATTCTGATGAAATTCCAAATGTTGCAATTTTTGTGAGTAAACAAAATCATTGCTTGATTGATTTACTTTGGCGAGTAAGAAATGGTGAATTGAAAATGCAAGTGCCGGTAATAATTTCGAATCATTCTGACCTTGAAAATATTGCAAACGACTTTAATGCAAAATTTGTCTATGTTGATACCTTTAATATTGACAAATCTGTTGTTGAAGATCAATTTTTAAATTTATTAAAAGAATATGAAATTGATCTTGTTGTGTTAGCCAAATATATGCAAATTTTGAGTGACTCTTTTTTAAAAAAGTTCTCTTCAATAATCAATATTCATCATTCTTTCTTACCTGCATTTAAGGGCGGTCAACCATATCATCGAGCATGGAAGAGAGGTGTTAAATTAATCGGTGCCACAGCTCACTATGTTACTGAAGATCTTGATGAAGGTCCGATCATAGAGCAATGCACAGTTAATGTAAGTCATAGGGATGAAGTTGATGATTTGATTAGAAAAGGAAGAGATATTGAAAGAATTGCTCTAGCAAGAGCAGTTAGATTACATCTGAATCATCAAGTAATTGTTTATAATAGTAAAACTGCTGTTTTTGATTGA